CTGCTGGCAGTGACTTTCGCGGTACTCGTGCTGCTAAGTGATGCAGTAGAAGGCCCGGAAGTTTGTGCCCAGGTATAGCTGGTAATGGTGCCTGTAGATAAAGAACCATCTAAGGTAGCTGTATTAGCAGGAAGTGTAACAGCGATACTGGAAGACGCAACGGCTGCCACGGGAGCGGCTACAGTTGCGGTATTCACGGTTACCGTCGACGCCTTTGTGCTACTCCCTGCGGCGTTTGATACAGTCAGTGTAAATACATACGTACCCGCTACAAGACTGCTGGCAGTGGCTTTCGCGGTACTACTGCTACTGAGTGCCGCGGTAGAAGGCCCGGAAGTTTGTGCCCAGGTATAACTGGTGATGGTGCCTGTAGATGAAGAACCATCTAAGGCAGCTGTATTAGCAGGAAGTGTAACAGCGATACTGGAAGACGCAACGGCTGCCACAGGAGCGGCTACAGTTGCGGCATTTACGGTCACGGTCACAGTCTTTGTACTACTCCCTGCGGCGTTTGATACAGTCAGTGTAAATACATAGGTGCCCGCTACAAGGTTGCTGGCAGTGGCTTTTGAAGTGGCGGTGCTGCCCAGGGTCGCAGTAGAAGGACCAGATGTTTGCGTCCATGCATATGTAGTAATAGTTCCTGTAGAAGAGGAACCATCTAGTGTCACGCTATTGGTTGGTAAGGTTATGGTCAGGCTGGAAGACGCTACGGCAGCCACCGGAACGGATATGGTAGCGGATGCGTTGCGGCTGTATTGAAGCATCCATTCATAAATATTAGGATTCTGGTAAGTGTGATTAGGATCGTAAGCCTTATCCCATACATCGTCACTATGCGTGCCTCCGCTATATTCAGTAGCAATAGGTGTGATAGCAGGATTACAGGCCTTCATATCAGCAATATAATCGCGCTGGTTGCCAATAAAGCTATCGCTGGTGCCACAAAGCATCCATACAGCAAGTTTGCTGCTGGCAACGTTGCACAGGCCTGCGAATTTATTGGCGTCAATGGCAGCTGAAGATACGGGTACGATGGCAGCCAGGTTATCTGAATAGGTCGTTCCGGAAGCGATGTAGTTTAGTACACCATAACCACCGGCACTGAGCCCGGTCAGATAAATACGGGATGCATCCACTCTGTACCTCGATTTGATATCATTCAGTACATTTTGCACCATGGTTTCGCTGGCCCATCCATTGGGGATTTGCGGAGATACCACGATAAACTTAAACAACTTGCCATTCACGGTATACTGCATCTTTGCACCGTTGGCAATCATCTTTGGTACACCGTGTGCCAGTACAGCATTGACATCAGTACCACCCTCTCCTACGCCGTGCAGGAAAATGAGCAGTGGGTAAGTGGTCGAAGTACTATTATAATCATCCGGTAAATGCAGCCAGGCGCCTGTGGTTTGGCCGGTGGCAAGTTTTACAGTGATCGCAGTCTGATCCCCCTGGGCTTTCATTACATAGGGATACAGTAATGCAATTAATGACAGACAGGTACATATCAGTAGCCTGACGATAGGTAGGTTCTTCACGTTTGGTTAAAATTTAGTAGCGTTTTACAATAGCCGACATTTTTTAATTAATACTTTGAATCGATAAGATGTGTCTCAATCGTTCCGGGCAAAAATAGGACACAAATTCGTTTTTTAATAAAAAAAACAAATATAAAGTATTAAATAATCTATAATTTTTAAATATACGTAACCTGCTGACAAAAAACAATATATGTCACTATTTTCCCCTCTATTTTTTTCCATTCAATTCTGCCTTAGCAATTGTTCACAATTAGGTCTGTTATAGGGCCCATTTTAACACTTTCGATGTAGGATATGATTTAGGTAATTCATAATTTAATGACATGAATTGCTACCTTAACCTAAACACAATTCTTGCATGTTTTGTTTTCCTTTTTATTAATTCATGCAAACCCACTGATCATACCATTACCATTCGTGGACACATTACAAAATTGCATAGAGATAAAATTTACTTATATAGCATACACGATTTTGATCACCCCCTGGATTCGGCCCTGGTGAAAGATGACCGCTTCGAGTTTGTAATCCATCCTGATAAAAATTTTGTGCCTTTCATCGCAGCTATAATAGGGAACGGATTTACGTATGCAGATGTCATTCCTAACTTCTTCACTGAACCCGGAGTAACGCTCCTCGAAGGCGAATTGAGAGGCCATATCACCGTTAATAGTGGCCCCGAAAATGCATTGATGACAAAATACCTGACACTGGGATTCCAGGACGAACAGGATACTGCAAAGCGCAGCAGGTATTTTAATTACATCAATAACAGGGTAAAAGAAAACCCTCACTCCTATTATATATTAGACAGGATCAGCGCTTGTATCTATGCCTTCCGGAATGAAGAGCTGCGCATCTTGCTGGGGAACTTCAGCAGTGAGGTAGCACATAGCGCAGGTGCGAAGAAGATCCGCCAGATGCTGGCCCTGCGCCCCGATCATTATGATAAGGTGACGAACTTTAATCTGCTCACGCCCTATTATGGTTTGCAACCAGTGATCCTGCCCGGGAAGAAATATAACCTGATCATTTTCTGGGCGAGTTGGTGTCATGCCTGCAGAGAAGATATACCGCAATTTAAGTCCATCTACAATGAAACAGGGGATCATCAAAATTTGAATATGGTGAGCGTAAGCATCGATAAGAAGGATGCTGACTGGGGCAAAGCATTATTGATGGAAAAGATGCCCTGGCGCCAGTTGCGGGTTGATTCTATGCAGATGGATGCAGTCGAAGGGTATTACAATTTAGGCGCTATACCCACCGTGGTTTTGGCAGATGATAAAGGGAATGTATTAAGAAGGTTCAAAGGTTTTGGAGATGAGAATAGAAATGATGTAATAGCTTTGCTGACTGCTATCGACTGATCTCATCCTTGTTCGTCATTTGCTGAATTTTATTCAGCAACAGGATCCCCTTCACGGCTGCATTGATGCTTACAGAAGGCCTTTCACAATTAAAACGATGCAGTATTTTCGGGTTGAAATCCTTACGCTGGTTCGCTGTTCCAAAAATCACATCCAGCGGCTCAGGCCCTTCTAACAATGTATTGAAGAAGATCTTACTCACCCCTGCATCTGTATGTGGAAATGCAAAGGCCCGGTAAGGCAGGTTGAAATGCTGTACGAGGAAGTCTACAGATTGCCTGGTCTGGAACAGTTGTTCTTCCAGTGTAAGCTGCTTATAATACGGATGATCAATACTATGACCGCCAATGGCAAAGCCCTGTTGCAATAGGGTTCCCACTTCATCCATTGTGAGGAATGGTTTGACGTCAGACAAATACTGCGCAAAGGAAATACCCAAAATACCTGCTACCTCGTCTGCCTGCCCCCTGGTGGTGTAAGTGATGTTTTTAAGAGCAGCAATAACTGTTGATTCATCTGCCTGCAGGAAAGCGTATAGCCGATCGAGTGTTGCCCTGGAATGATTACCTGATTGCAAACTCTCAATGATCAGGCTGAGCTTGAATTTATAAAAGAGGTTCTTATTATCAAGAAATGCGCTGTTTAGGAAAAACGCTGCCGGCGCACCTTTGCGGAGAAGCATGGGCGCAACGATGTCCTTGATCTCGCGTAAGCCATCATCGAAGGTAAGCAGGAAAGAGCCAGCCGGAAGTGATTGCCCTGTTCTTAAAGATTGAATAACATCCTGTAGTGTGACTGCTTTGAAACGCCTGAGTAAGTAATCGAGATCTTTTTCAAAATCCTTTGTGCCTTTCCAGGGATAGAGATGCCTGATATGCGGAACCGGGGAATCGCTCACCAGGTGATGATAAGGGAGCAATAAACTACCGGCACGTCTTTGTTTCAATACGGCAAGGGGCAACAGCTGCGCAGCACTGTAAAATGCGTTTTTTACCAGGCTCATAAATTTTAATAAATCTACTTAAAGGTATGAATTATTATTTACTGCATGGACATGACCTTCACCCGGTGCTGTGCGCCCCACGCTGCTAACACTTCTATCACCGGCTTCAGGGAATCACTATACGATGTCATCTCATACTTTCCTTCCTCATTCTTTTTAATCAGACCGTTCATCTCCAGTTCATGTAGTTCTTTCGACAGCATTTTCGGGCCTATTCCCGCCAGCTCTCTTTGCAGATCCATGAACCGCTTCCCTCCCATCGCCAGGCAACCTAAAATAGTTACCTTCCACTTCCCACCCAGGATATCCAGTGTATCCTGTATCGCCAGCAACTGGCGCCTGCAATCATAAATCTTTTCACCGGGACAAACCATATCAACATTATTTTGAATTATTATCAAACACTTCCATAGAGGGTAGTTCTCTACCATCGTAAAGTTAACCTATTTACATTTGTTCAAAATGATAAATATGGATTTCGAAGTCATCATCGTCGGAGGTAGTTACGCCGGATTACAGGCAGGCATGACCCTGGGCCGCGCACGCAGGAATGTATTGATCATTGATAGCGGCAAACCCTGTAATGCACAAACCCCGCATTCACACAATTTCTTAACGAGAGATGGTGAAACCCCCGCAGCCATCGCGAAAATTGCACGCGAACAACTCAAAGCATATACTACCGTACAATTACGGCAAGGCATGGCTATAAGTGCAGAAAAAAACAGTCTTGGTTTTTCCATCACAACTGCAGCAGGTGAAATATTCACCACAAAAAAACTCATTATTACCACCGGTATCAAAGACCTCCTGCCAGAGATCCCGGGTGTGGCAGAATGCTGGGGGATCTCTGTGATCCACTGCCCTTATTGTCATGGGTACGAAGTGGCGAATCAGCCTACAGGCATCTTAGGCAACGGCGAGGGCGGCTTTGAAACCGTGAAACTGATACAACACTGGACAAAAGATCTGACCCTATTTACGAATGGCCCTGCCACCCTCAGCGATGAAATGCAGGCGCAAATCAGGCGGAAAAACATCCAAATCATAGAAACGCCTGTAAAGGGCATTATTCACGAGAACGGACACCTAAGCGAGGTGGAGTTAAGCGACGGCACAAAAGTGCCGTTAAAAGCCTTATATGCACGTTTACCGTTTGTTCAGCACAGTGAGATCCCTGCGCAATTGGGTTGTGCGCTCACGGAGACAGGATATATCCAGGTGGGTGATTTTGGAAAGACGTCTGTAGAAGGTGTGTATGCTGCAGGTGATAATTGCAGCATGATGCGTGGGGTGGCCAATGCAGTAGCAGGGGGATTGGCAGCTGCGGCTTTTGTAAACAGAGAATTGATCTGGGAGGAATTTGACAATGCAGGATAAAATAGCGTTGGTTTTTAAACGTGGTAATTTGTACATTACAAGCGTTTGAGAATTATTATCCATGATGAGTTATGCCAACCTATCACGCTCATCTACCTATGAAACCATGCAATGCAAGATGTAGAATCATTTGATCAGCTGTACAAAGCTGCGTTGTTGAAGAGACCCGGTCTCAAAGACCTGGTTGGAGACTTTGACGATGCCTGGGAAATCAGGAATGACGGTAACTTCCCGCTGCCTGCCGGAGAGAAGACTTTTACAGATACCTGGCAGGGGCAGCTTAAATCTATAGCTTCTATGGCTGATGGGTTTATCCTGTTAGTACTGGGTCTCTCGACAATTATGATAAAATGGTACTTTGGCCTTCTCTGTTTAGCCCTCATCATCGCAATATTGAAAATCCCGAAGATAAATTTCCGGCTCTTTGCCAGGCATATGATCAGGATGTTTGCAGATGGATTGGTGATAGAAAATGATACATATTCATGGGAGCAATTGCAACATGTTTTCCTAATCCGGCATCGTGCACGTCGTAACAGCCGGGAAATGAATAAATTAGTGCTTATTGTAAAGGGAAGAGGCTTCAAGGTGTATAAACTCTTTTACTATGAAGGATGGAAGCAGAAATGGCGCCAGGAATTCGATACTTACATGGCCCCATACCTACTCATTGACCCAGTAATAGCAGCAAAGCCCAATAAGAGATTATACGATAAACTTTACCAGGAAAGTATCCCATCCTCCTATGGTCCCAGGGACATACGGGAGATTGTAAACAACGGGAAATATAAACCTGGGAAAAAGGTGTTTCGGCATTTAATAAATGTGCGGCTACTATGGTGGCTTATGGCTATCTGCTTCATTATTGACCCGATGATATGGCTGCTAGTCCTTCTTTTGATCTTGTGTAGCCTGTTAGCAGCCTGGATAAAGGGGTTTCATAAGACCCTATCCTCCATCTTTGGCTGGCATAAAATTGTGATCAAAGACGAGGGTATCCGGATCAATAATGACTATTATGACTGGACTGAAATAAAGGCAGTATTTGTTTTAGAGCGCCGCTATCGCCAGGGGCATCCTAAACTGGCGCTTGCTTTAACCGGCGACTCGTTTAAAATATATCATCTTACTTATTACTTTTTAATAAGAAATCCTCTCAAGGCATTCAACAAATACATCGGCCCGCACCTGCCCTTATCAGCATGACATTGGTAACCTAGCCGCCATAAAAAACCCGCTTTTGCCATCGGCAAAAGCGGGTTTTTTATCAATATCTACAAGCTAATTACAGACCAAACGCTGCTTTCACTTTTTCTACATAATCCAGTTTCTCCCAGGTGAACAACTCCACTTCCACACTCTTCTCATGCTTCTTACCCTTGTTGAATACCTTGGTTACAACCTTGCTCTCACGGCCCATATGACCATAAGCAGCTGTATCGCTATAGATCGGGTTACGCAGTTTCAAACGTTGCTCGATCGCATAAGGACGCAAGTCGAAGATCTCTTCTACTTTACGTGCAATCTCACCATCCTTCATATTTACTTTGGCAGTACCACGTGTATCGATGAATAAACCACAAGGCTTAGCCACACCGATCGCATAAGATACCTGTACCAGTACTTCATCAGCTACACCTGCAGCAACCAGGTTCTTCGCAATGTGACGGGTCGCATAAGCAGCTGAACGGTCTACCTTGGAAGGATCTTTACCAGAGAACGCACCACCACCGTGTGCTCCTTTACCACCATAAGTATCTACGATGATCTTACGGCCTGTCAGACCAGTATCTCCATGAGGACCACCGATCACGAATTTACCGGTTGGGTTGATGTGGTAAGTGATCTTGTCGTTGAACAGTGCCTGCAGTGCTGGCTTCAGCTGTGCCTTTACACGGGGAACAACGATGTTGATCATATCTTCCTTGATCTTAGCCAGCATCTTATCTTCTGCAGCGAAATCATCGTGCTGTGTAGAGATCACGATAGTGTCGATACGGATAGGCTGATTATCATCAGAATATTCGATGGTTACCTGTGACTTTGCATCCGGACGCAGGTAAGTGATTTCTTTGTTTTCGCGACGGATCGCAGCCAGTTCGATCAGCAGTTTATGTGCCAGATCCAGTGCCAGCGGCATATAGTTTTCAGTCTCTTTGGTAGCGTAACCAAACATCATACCCTGGTCGCCTGCACCCTGCTCTTCCGGGCTCTTGCGCTCCACACCCTGGTTGATATCCGGAGACTGCTCATGAATAGCAGAAAAGATACCGCAGGAGTTAGCCTCGAACATGTATTCACTTTTGGTATACCCTATCTTGCGAATTACCTCACGCGCAATTTCCTGCACATCCAGGTAAGCTTCGGATTTAACTTCTCCAGCCAGCACCACCTGACCGGTAGTCACCAATGTTTCACAAGCAACTTTGGAAGTTGCATCATAGGCTAAGAAATTATCAATCAATGCATCTGATATCTGATCGGCTACTTTATCCGGATGTCCTTCGGATACTGATTCGGAGGTAAATAAATAAGGCATAAAATAATTGAATTTCGGCTTTAAGATTAGTAAATCTAGTACAATTTACCATATTTTAGTCATTTGGTGGTATGCCTAATGGTAAACTGGGGCAAAAATAAGTAATCTAACTATATTCCAGCGATTTAATAGGGAAAATATTCGTTAAAGCGGGTTAAAATAGCGGAGTTAGGAATTTGAAACGCAAAGGTAGGTGAAAATGATTTGTCATAAATAAAAAAAAGGATGCACCACGTGATGCATCCTTTTTATAAGGTAAAAGTTTTGCCTTATTTACCCAGCAACTGTGAATACAGTTGCAGATAATCAGCCAAATCTTCATTTTCATTCTTGTAGGGCAGCACGATCTTCGCTTTATCAGCTTTCAGTTCATCTACCACTTTCGTATCTGCCATTTCGCCGGCCATTACCACCGCATCCGCATATTTAGCAGCTCCCTTGTTCAGGGCGGTGTTGGTACCTTCCTTATACAATTCAATGTCCTTATCCTTGATCTGGTTGCTGATGGTCGCCTTTTTAACAAAGCCGGCACCCAGGTTCTCAGTGAAGGAATTAGGCTCTAAAGAGTATACTACCTTGGAATGTGCAAATACTGGTTCCTTTTTGTAAGCCGTTTTCAGGTACAAGGGAATCAGGGAAGTCATCCAACCACTACAGTGGATGATGTCAGGAGGCCAACCGAACTTTTTCACCGTTTCTAATGCCCCTTTACAGAAAAATACAGCACGCGCCGCGTTATCATCATAGAACTGGTCATTCTCGTCCGTAAATAACGCTTTTCGCTTAAAGTAGTCCTCGTTGTCAAGGAAATACACCTGCAAACGGGCATTAGGCAACGACGCCACCTTGATAATCAACGGGTAATCATCTCCTTCAATCACGATGTTAATGCCTGACAATCGTACCACCTCGTGCAACCGGTGCCTTCTCTCATTGATAATGCCAAAACGGGGCATGATCACCCGCACTTCCAGTCCTGACTCATTGGACTTAATTGCCATTTTATTGACCATAGCCGCATAATCTGTCAGTTCCAGATAAGGCGACATCTCCTGAGCAATAAAAAGAATTCGTTTCTTTGTGGACATCTAATGCTGATATTAATCCAGTAAATTTAAATTTGGTTTGCAAAATTACGGATTTTTACCGGAACAAAAGACAAATTGGCACTTTTAACATCCTTTTAAGCAATAAATTATGTATTTATTCAAGAGAAAAGAAGAATTGGAACGGCATTTAACGACAGCCCGGAACGAGGGGAAACACATTGGTTTTGTGCCAACTATGGGCGCTTTGCACCAGGGACATATTTCCCTGATCAACGCGGCAAAAGAAAATTCTGACCTGGTGGTTTGCAGCATCTTTGTAAATCCCACGCAGTTCAATGATCCGAAAGATTTCGAAAAATACCCGGTTACCATCGACCAGGATGTTCAAATGCTGACGGAGGCAGGCTGTGATGTATTGTTCCTGCCATCTGTGCAGGAAATGTACCCGGATGGCCTGACTGCCAAAATGCATTATGACTTCGGCAGCCTGGAAACAGTGCTGGAAGGCGCAGCAAGACCCGGGCATTTCCAGGGCGTGGGCCAGGTAGTACACCGTTTGCTGACCCTGGTGCAGCCCGATAAGCTGTTTATGGGCCAGAAAGATCTGCAGCAATGTTTGGTGATAAACCGCCTGCTCAAAATCATCCAGTCGCATGTGGAACTGGTCATGTGCCCTACCGTGCGCGGAAATGACGGGCTGGCCATGAGTAGTCGTAACCTGAGACTGAATGCGACCGAACGTATCAATGCCCTGCATTTATATAAAGGCTTGTCTGAAATAAAGCGCCAGTATCAAAAAGAGAACCTGAAAACGCTGAAGGAAAATGCAGTGAAGGAACTGACAGCCAATGGATTTGAAGTGGATTATGTAGAACTGATCAGCATCCTGGAAGATGGCTCAGTCATATTCCCGGAGAACGCCGGCGTCACGCCTTTGTACGCGGTCGTAGCCGCAAAAGAAGTGAGTAGTGGCGTGCGCTTGATTGATAACATGCTATTGTAGATTTTTAAAAGGCGCGGACCGAATGGCCCGCGCCTTTTAAATTAGGTCAGCCCTTTACATGAGACTGATCACCTTTTGTCACATTCATTTATTTATCCGTAACTTTGCAGCCGCACGCAGAATTACGTTATGCAGATTGAAGTATTAAAGTGTAAAATACACCGCGCAGTTATCACGGAAGCCAACTTACAATATGTTGGTAGCATCACGATCGACGAAGATCTGATGGACGCGGCTGGCCTGATCGAATACGAAAAGGTACAGGTAGTAAACGTGAATAATGGCGAACGCCTGGAGACCTATGTTATTAAAGGCAAAAGAGGTTCAGGCCTGATATGTATGAATGGCCCGGCTGCCCGCCTCTGTGCCGTAGGTGATGTTGTCATCATCATCTCCTATTGTACAATGGATTTCGAAGCCGCGAAAAAACATACACCTATCGCTGTTTTTCCGAAAGAAAATAATAAATTGTAAGCTGAAACCCCCTAAATCAGACCTTCTATGCCCAAATCGCTCAGAACTATTATCAATTTCTCAATATTTTTAGCGATAGGTTTAGGTTTGATCTGGTTGGTTACGCACAATCTAACTGCACAGGAAAAGGAAGATATCATCAGTAGCTTCCGCAGAGCCAATTATTGGCTTATCATCCCCGTTATTTTCGTAGGTATTGCAAGCCACTGGTATCGTGCCGTACGCTGGAAATTACTCATGGAACCACTGGGCTATCATCCCAGTACCCTGAATACTTTCTTCGCAGTAATGGTCGGTTACCTGGCTAACCTTGCCATCCCCCGCCTGGGAGAAGTGACCCGTTGCGGCCTCGTGGCCCGCTACGAGAATATCCCTGCGGAGAAACTGGTAGGTACCATGATCGCCGAAAGAGCCGTGGATATGCTGGTGCTCATGCTCCTCATGCTCATTACCGTCGTATTACAGCTGGATATTGTCGGGATCTTCTTTACCCGGAACATCTGGGAACCTTTACAGGCGAAAGCCGGCGGTAACCGCACCTGGATCCTGGCAGGCATTCTCATCGTGCTGGTGGTACTGGCTTATATCGCTTTCCGCCTCATCGCCCGTTCTAAAATCGGTGATAAGGTCAAGGCCATCTTCAGAGGCGTATGGGAAGGGGTGCTCTCCATCGGCAAAATGCAGAAAAAAGGCTGGTTCATCTTCTATTCCCTGTTTATATGGGTGCTGTACTTCACCATGATGTACCTCGGTTTCCTCTGTATGGACGAAACCCGTTCACTGGGTATCGGTGCGGCACTTTCCGTATTGTGCTTTGGTAGCATCGGGATGATCGCTACCCAGGGCGGTATCGGCGCTTACCAGATCCTGGTACAGCAAACGCTGATCTTATACGGTATCCATGCCACCACCGGCTACGCCTTTGGCTGGATCGTGTGGCTGGCGCAGACACTGATGGTGATTGTGATTG
This window of the Chitinophaga sancti genome carries:
- the metK gene encoding methionine adenosyltransferase, whose amino-acid sequence is MPYLFTSESVSEGHPDKVADQISDALIDNFLAYDATSKVACETLVTTGQVVLAGEVKSEAYLDVQEIAREVIRKIGYTKSEYMFEANSCGIFSAIHEQSPDINQGVERKSPEEQGAGDQGMMFGYATKETENYMPLALDLAHKLLIELAAIRRENKEITYLRPDAKSQVTIEYSDDNQPIRIDTIVISTQHDDFAAEDKMLAKIKEDMINIVVPRVKAQLKPALQALFNDKITYHINPTGKFVIGGPHGDTGLTGRKIIVDTYGGKGAHGGGAFSGKDPSKVDRSAAYATRHIAKNLVAAGVADEVLVQVSYAIGVAKPCGLFIDTRGTAKVNMKDGEIARKVEEIFDLRPYAIEQRLKLRNPIYSDTAAYGHMGRESKVVTKVFNKGKKHEKSVEVELFTWEKLDYVEKVKAAFGL
- a CDS encoding glycogen/starch synthase — its product is MSTKKRILFIAQEMSPYLELTDYAAMVNKMAIKSNESGLEVRVIMPRFGIINERRHRLHEVVRLSGINIVIEGDDYPLIIKVASLPNARLQVYFLDNEDYFKRKALFTDENDQFYDDNAARAVFFCKGALETVKKFGWPPDIIHCSGWMTSLIPLYLKTAYKKEPVFAHSKVVYSLEPNSFTENLGAGFVKKATISNQIKDKDIELYKEGTNTALNKGAAKYADAVVMAGEMADTKVVDELKADKAKIVLPYKNENEDLADYLQLYSQLLGK
- a CDS encoding lysylphosphatidylglycerol synthase transmembrane domain-containing protein, which codes for MPKSLRTIINFSIFLAIGLGLIWLVTHNLTAQEKEDIISSFRRANYWLIIPVIFVGIASHWYRAVRWKLLMEPLGYHPSTLNTFFAVMVGYLANLAIPRLGEVTRCGLVARYENIPAEKLVGTMIAERAVDMLVLMLLMLITVVLQLDIVGIFFTRNIWEPLQAKAGGNRTWILAGILIVLVVLAYIAFRLIARSKIGDKVKAIFRGVWEGVLSIGKMQKKGWFIFYSLFIWVLYFTMMYLGFLCMDETRSLGIGAALSVLCFGSIGMIATQGGIGAYQILVQQTLILYGIHATTGYAFGWIVWLAQTLMVIVIGFASLVALPVYNKGKQQATTK
- a CDS encoding polysaccharide deacetylase family protein, whose product is MSLVKNAFYSAAQLLPLAVLKQRRAGSLLLPYHHLVSDSPVPHIRHLYPWKGTKDFEKDLDYLLRRFKAVTLQDVIQSLRTGQSLPAGSFLLTFDDGLREIKDIVAPMLLRKGAPAAFFLNSAFLDNKNLFYKFKLSLIIESLQSGNHSRATLDRLYAFLQADESTVIAALKNITYTTRGQADEVAGILGISFAQYLSDVKPFLTMDEVGTLLQQGFAIGGHSIDHPYYKQLTLEEQLFQTRQSVDFLVQHFNLPYRAFAFPHTDAGVSKIFFNTLLEGPEPLDVIFGTANQRKDFNPKILHRFNCERPSVSINAAVKGILLLNKIQQMTNKDEISR
- a CDS encoding NAD(P)/FAD-dependent oxidoreductase, with protein sequence MDFEVIIVGGSYAGLQAGMTLGRARRNVLIIDSGKPCNAQTPHSHNFLTRDGETPAAIAKIAREQLKAYTTVQLRQGMAISAEKNSLGFSITTAAGEIFTTKKLIITTGIKDLLPEIPGVAECWGISVIHCPYCHGYEVANQPTGILGNGEGGFETVKLIQHWTKDLTLFTNGPATLSDEMQAQIRRKNIQIIETPVKGIIHENGHLSEVELSDGTKVPLKALYARLPFVQHSEIPAQLGCALTETGYIQVGDFGKTSVEGVYAAGDNCSMMRGVANAVAGGLAAAAFVNRELIWEEFDNAG
- the panD gene encoding aspartate 1-decarboxylase, yielding MQIEVLKCKIHRAVITEANLQYVGSITIDEDLMDAAGLIEYEKVQVVNVNNGERLETYVIKGKRGSGLICMNGPAARLCAVGDVVIIISYCTMDFEAAKKHTPIAVFPKENNKL
- the panC gene encoding pantoate--beta-alanine ligase, with product MYLFKRKEELERHLTTARNEGKHIGFVPTMGALHQGHISLINAAKENSDLVVCSIFVNPTQFNDPKDFEKYPVTIDQDVQMLTEAGCDVLFLPSVQEMYPDGLTAKMHYDFGSLETVLEGAARPGHFQGVGQVVHRLLTLVQPDKLFMGQKDLQQCLVINRLLKIIQSHVELVMCPTVRGNDGLAMSSRNLRLNATERINALHLYKGLSEIKRQYQKENLKTLKENAVKELTANGFEVDYVELISILEDGSVIFPENAGVTPLYAVVAAKEVSSGVRLIDNMLL
- a CDS encoding TlpA family protein disulfide reductase codes for the protein MHRDKIYLYSIHDFDHPLDSALVKDDRFEFVIHPDKNFVPFIAAIIGNGFTYADVIPNFFTEPGVTLLEGELRGHITVNSGPENALMTKYLTLGFQDEQDTAKRSRYFNYINNRVKENPHSYYILDRISACIYAFRNEELRILLGNFSSEVAHSAGAKKIRQMLALRPDHYDKVTNFNLLTPYYGLQPVILPGKKYNLIIFWASWCHACREDIPQFKSIYNETGDHQNLNMVSVSIDKKDADWGKALLMEKMPWRQLRVDSMQMDAVEGYYNLGAIPTVVLADDKGNVLRRFKGFGDENRNDVIALLTAID
- a CDS encoding winged helix-turn-helix transcriptional regulator; this translates as MVCPGEKIYDCRRQLLAIQDTLDILGGKWKVTILGCLAMGGKRFMDLQRELAGIGPKMLSKELHELEMNGLIKKNEEGKYEMTSYSDSLKPVIEVLAAWGAQHRVKVMSMQ